Proteins from a single region of Dictyostelium discoideum AX4 chromosome 5 chromosome, whole genome shotgun sequence:
- the pks31 gene encoding beta-ketoacyl synthase family protein, with product MTQNIDNNNNKLIRDRNDDDDVDRNDDGDVAVIGIGLRFPSGNLKESISKPNQLFNELLNGLDGIVSTSERWSDNYYLNGEIVSKFAGLLPLDEWKQFDPIFFAINQTYDNVSSIDPQQRLLLKCVWEALEDSGIDPISLRGTNTSTFIGNSTIDYYNLQRSPSETQNNIFGSSTHSIANRIGYCFDFRGENLTIDTACSSSSNAINCGYNSIKTNRSNVSIVGGVNIILDPHISKSFTQLDMLSPTGKCHTFSSDADGFVRSEGVGIVVLKKLKDAIKDSNNIYCVIKGSSSNIDGNFDKLNFYSPSKSSQCENIKLAIKSTNGQINESDIDYCETHGTGTPTGDPIELEGISRVFNSAKIPSTTINNNKQVLVGSIKSNIGHLEACSGVASLIKCCLMFKNKLFLQNINFKEPNPLINFKEWGLKVVTEPIKFNENKSTVMLVNNFGITGSNVCLILSELKKNHHNRYENEYHKIEIDSKVNEKKKYLIPLSSNSSTSLNNYKSSIIKLSNSNSSPTTTTSFKELVHNQIKFKSTSLIQKSVIIASDWNEFQDENNQIKLENSDNLISNITVEKKKSPITVMVLCGQGSQYNKMALSLYDNEPIFRESVNRFDKELFKYYGYSVLDKLRSIDDKDLISIHQPILAQPANVIIQVSLYELYKHWGVSADIIIGHSLGEVSSPYCSGMIDFQTLCYLIYHRSVAQNRTTGTGRMLSVNISSDEFINNYQSTTKYESLEIACYNSPTSIVIAGREDLLNEITNEFKSNNIFCTMLGLLSSFHTSSQQMIKDEVCSLNISSKQPSIAVFSTVTTNLFNHQSLPFNADYAFENIRQPVRFTQTITNLYKHIESNDMGNEITFIEVSPHPTLQYYLNQMKSTQSSYFNNGKNITIYSPLNKKKNDYNEFLKTISLLYVNNNFDINFKSQLINDNNNISNTTKLNNLPLYQWDDKEYFKIASFHEKIKSEGPSIHSLGNNTDSPYPSYQTFIDIKKSPFQWLKGHQVSDKFYYPGMGYVHNLLSIYPNQDITISSLEFKSPLVLTEGNNQCLQTTIAPLSKNEFNIKSHYKDQKTNQWILSSLGNFNLTKHNSIISNKLINIQSLKDKCNFTSISKQDFYETIRIKTNLTYKGLFQGVKQCYIGNNCSLSIVSLNEIYNQKEYNHLINNSNMNKFLNTAILDTCLHGSLVAVTQPVVLDRIEGFKYYFSNIPSLNENNNNDDIKELYVFSDIKPRTNYQTYSISVKIILPNGTLLVDISNVVCALVSLGSNPDSTIICKPPLNDIYTPYLQSKDSVVNKPEQFKHLYSVDEFSVNEEDNQFISNELLLSLFYKHINNRCPSINLESLTTLEYNQFKQLYYNSLVNENLFKFIFENLKRYSNILNHDNNQSNIKPKIEKIFIRTTKIMAKQLFPLKDDDSITDTPQSLFESGFLDDFYKNSRVVQPLNNLLSEIIVETLKPILNEPIVFRILEAGGGTGSLSLLILEKICKLLNDNSTTSIINIEFTWSDVSASFFAEIKEKFSSFTNHNNLNIIYRVLDLEKPLLDQDLKASYYDFVVMSNVMHVVKKLKPTLNEIHNILTPNGQLLYIEPPYKSFYFDSIFGCFSQWWPSSDGDIELRPDRCCMKQEKWVNLLSQCNYRDTIMSGNDNLLFLIQTRKPTINEIISEQSISLDQLNSFNNIILFSNNKNRNSCSSSILDLIRLNQELKHKIININNYNEFQSWITNNQNKDNCNKSLIIFLKSIESTMNTSNFKEITFEYIQINQLILKLELSNNFKHLLLSLNSTTDNYLSSSIIGAARYFVEFPQLDLYILNYDNVSIENNQQLSLINYLINPNNNIQKEFTINNNKVYYERYCRRSNNIKSKFQSESFETNKDNLYIQLNSNIEYQLYSKKDELNSNEVEIEVKATGINYKDYLMYIGMIGSDLDIKYGKEIEYGIGIDNPKIGNDFSGIITRLGSNVKKFKVGDQVCGFGSKTNSSHVIIDFNSIYYKPLNCSHSVSASIPSIYITTLHSIYSIGNLKSNESILIHSAAGGIGISSLDLLKSKQHQGYIFLTVGSKDKEEYLINKYGSLITAIYSSRNKDYVYEIKNKLIELGVVEQHQQGVDLILNTLSSEYMDSNFQCLNLSGRIVDLSITHLTPNDYMTNNHYKFNMNYGNVDIEDFPSKLIKRYLKKIIKMINSNKLELSVPIIEYSNNQFKDAIEYINQRKHIGKIIVNHNQDEFNRVYNNYQSNNNQIIMKHSYDISKLNIGKNILLTGQTGIVLEILKYLIKYSNHSIENIIILSKSKLKWELKLLINQSKFKKDNNIKFHFNQIDIEDSNKVNQVLNQLELNENITNIDSIIHFAFMIDIGDVQQVDMNRLNNAHGAKTIGAINLHNQSINRSWNIKQFIMASSVVSIFGSDQQCCYVSACSVIDSLSKYRHSIGLPSLAINLGAISSTGFVSRNNAIETMFKSSIVNLFSPQLVISSLDLFIQNQHQYPNYCLSDFNFEVLTPTLTNQYHSKFDYQINIVKKSNRIKSFSSGNSGANNEIIHSTILNKISELLSIDESKINEDLQLSQYGMDSLVIVQLKNFIDNQLGHNIITIQQLQNNKINQSIEIIKSAKNNNKNNNNNNNKNNSNNKNKNN from the exons ATGACACAAaatatagataataataataataaattaataaggGATagaaatgatgatgatgatgttgatagaaatgatgatggtgatgttgcAGTGATTGGTATTGGTTTAAGATTTCCAAGtggtaatttaaaagaatcaatttcaaaaccaaatcaattatttaatgaattattgaATGGATTGGATGGAATCGTTTCAACTTCTGAAAGATGGtctgataattattatttaaatggtgaaatCGTTTCAAAGTTTGCTGGTTTACTTCCACTTGATGAATGGAAACAATTTGATCCAATCTTCTTTGCAATTAATCAAACTTATGATAATGTCAGTTCAATAGACCCACAacaaagattattattaaaat GTGTATGGGAAGCATTAGAAGATAGTGGTATTGATCCAATTAGTTTACGTGGTACCAATACAAGTACATTTATTGGTAATAGTactattgattattataatcttCAAAGATCACCATCTGAaactcaaaataatatttttggtTCATCAACTCATTCAATTGCAAATAGAATTGGTTATTGCTTTGATTTTAG aggtgaaaatttaacaattgatACAGCTTGCTCAAGTTCATCAAATGCAATTAATTGTGgatataattcaattaaaacaaatagaTCAAATGTTTCAATCGTTGGTGgtgttaatattatattag accCACACATTTCAAAATCGTTCACCCAATTAGATATGTTAAGTCCAACAGGTAAATGTCATACATTTTCATCAGATGCTGATGGTTTTGTTCGTTCAGAAGGTGTTGGTATCGTtgtattaaagaaattaaaagatgcaatcaaagattcaaataatatctaTTGTGTAATCAAAGGATCAAGTTCAAATATCGATGGTAactttgataaattaaacttttattCACCATCAAAATCATCTCAGTGTGAAAATATCAAATTAGCAATCAAATCAACCAATGGTCAAATCAATGAATCTGATATTGATTATTGTGAAACTCATGGTACTGGTACTCCAACTGGTGATCCAATAGAATTAGAAGGTATTTCAAGAGTTTTCAATAGTGCTAAAAtaccatcaacaacaataaataataataaacaagttTTAGTtggatcaattaaatcaaatattggACATCTTGAAG cATGTTCAGGAGTtgcatcattaattaaatgttgtttaatgtttaaaaataaactatttcttcaaaatattaatttcaaagaaccaaatccattaattaattttaaagaatgggGATTAAAAGTTGTCACtgaaccaattaaatttaatgaaaataaatcaactGTCATGTTAGTTAATAATTTCGGTATAACTG gTTCAAATGtttgtttaatattatctgaattaaaaaaaaatcatcataatcgttatgaaaatgaatatcacaaaattgaaattgatagtaaagttaatgaaaaaaagaaatatttaataccACTCTCAAGCaattcatcaacatcattaaataattataaatcatcaataattaaactttcaaattcaaactcATCgccaacaaccacaacaagtTTCAAAGAATTGGTACacaatcaaattaaattcaaatcaacatcattaattcaaaaatcaGTTATAATCGCAAGTGATTGGAATGAATTtcaagatgaaaataatcaaatcaaattagaaaatagtgataatttaatttcaaatattacagttgaaaaaaagaaatcgcCAATCACGGTAATGGTATTATGTGGCCAAGGTTcacaatataataaaatggcattatcattatatgaTAATGAACCAATATTTAGAGAATCTGTCAATAGATTCGATAAAGAgttattcaaatattatgGTTATTCAGTTTTAGATAAATTAAgatcaattgatgataaagatttaatatcaattcaTCAACCAATTTTAGCACAACCTGCAAATGTTATCATTCAAGTATCACTCTATGAATTATATAAACATTGGGGCGTTTCAGCAGATATTATCATTGGTCATTCTCTTGGTGAAGTATCATCACCATATTGTTCAGGTATGATTGATTTTCAAACATTATGCTACTTGATTTACCATAGATCAGTAGCTCAAAATAGAACCACAGGTACAGGTAGAATGTTATCAGTTAATATTAGTTCAGATGAATTCATTAATAACTATCAATCTACAACTAAATATGAATCATTAGAAATTGCATGTTACAATTCACCAACATCAATCGTTATCGCAGGTAGAGAAGacttattaaatgaaattaccaatgaattcaaatcaaataatatcttttgtACAATGTTaggattattatcatcatttcaTACATCAAGTCAACAAATGATTAAAGATGAAGTATGttcattaaatatttcatcaAAACAACCATCGATAGCAGTATTTTCAACAGTTACAACCAATTTATTCAATCATCAAAGCTTGCCATTCAATGCAGATTAtgcatttgaaaatattcgCCAACCAGTTCGTTTCACACAAACAATAACAAATCTTTATAAACATATCGAATCAAATGATATGGGTAATGAAATTACATTCATTGAAGTTTCACCACATCCAACATTACAATATTacttaaatcaaatgaaatcaaCTCAATCAAGTTactttaataatggtaaaaacATTACAATCTATTcaccattaaataaaaagaagaatGATTATAATGAATTCTTAAAGACAATCTCTTTATTATAtgtcaataataattttgatattaatttcaaatcacAATTAATCAatgacaacaacaacattagTAACACAaccaaattaaataatttaccactTTACCAATGGGATGATAAAGAATACTTTAAAATTGCTTCATTTCATGAAAAGATTAAAAGTGAAGGTCCATCCATTCATAGTCTTGGCAATAATACAGATTCACCATATCCATCATATCAAACATTTATCGATATCAAGAAATCTCCATTCCAATGGTTAAAAGGTCATCAAGTTAGTGATAAATTCTATTATCCAGGAATGGGATATGTTcacaatttattatcaatttatcCAAATCAAGATATTACAATTAGCTCATTAgaatttaaatcaccattGGTATTAACAGAAGGTAATAATCAATGTTTACAAACTACAATTGCACCACTATCAAAGAAtgaattcaatattaaaagtcATTATAAAgatcaaaaaacaaatcaatggATATTATCATCTcttggtaattttaatttaaccaAACATAACAGTATCATCAGtaacaaattaattaatattcaatcattaaaagataaatgtAATTTTACAAGCATATCAAAACAAGATTTTTATGAAACTATTcgaattaaaacaaatttaacatACAAAGGTTTATTTCAAGGTGTAAAACAATGTTATATCGGTAATAATTGTTCATTATCAATAGtatcattaaatgaaatttataatcaaaaagaatataatCATTTAATCAACAATAGCAATATGAATAAATTCTTAAATACAGCAATTTTAGATACTTGTTTACATGGGTCATTAGTTGCAGTTACACAACCAGTCGTACTTGATAGAATTGAAGGTTTCAAATATTACTTTTCAAATATTCcatcattaaatgaaaacaacaataatgatgatattaaagaattatatgTTTTTTCAGATATTAAACCTAGAACCAATTATCAAACATATTCAATATCAGTCAAAATCATACTTCCAAATGGTACATTATTAGTTGATATCTCAAATGTAGTTTGCGCTTTAGTTTCACTTGGCTCCAATCCTGATAGTACTATAATTTGTAAACCACcattaaatgatatttatACACCATATCTTCAATCAAAAGATTCAGTAGTTAATAAACCTGAACAATTCAAACATTTATATAGTGTGGATGAATTTAGTGTCAACGAAGAAgataatcaatttatttcaaatgaattattattgtcattattttataaacacATTAATAATAGATGTCCAAGTATTAATTTAGAATCATTAACAACATTAGAatataatcaatttaaacaattatattataatagtttagtaaatgaaaatcttttcaaattcatttttgaaaatttaaagagaTATAGTAATATTCTTAACCATGACAATAATCAAAGTAATATTAAGccaaaaattgaaaagatatttattagAACAACTAAAATAATGGCAAAACAGTTATTCCCATTAAAAGATGATGATTCTATTACAGATACACCacaatcattatttgaaagtGGTTTTTTAGATGACTTTTATAAGAATTCAAGAGTAGTTCAACCattgaataatttattaagtgAAATTATAGTTGAAACTctaaaaccaattttaaatgaaccaATTGTATTTCGTATATTAGAAGCAGGTGGTGGTACTGGTAGTCttagtttattaattttagaaaagatttgtaaattattaaatgataatagtacAACATCAATCATTAATATAGAATTTACATGGAGTGATGTATCTGCATCATTTTTCgctgaaattaaagaaaagttCTCATCATTTACAAATcataacaatttaaatattatctaTCGTGTATTAGATTTAGAGAAACCATTATTAGATCAAGATCTTAAAGCATCCTATTATGATTTCGTTGTAATGTCAAATGTTATGCATGTCGTTAAGAAACTCAAACCaacattaaatgaaattcatAATATATTAACACCAAATGGTCAACTTTTATATATAGAACCACCATacaaatcattttattttgattcgATATTCGGTTGTTTTTCACAATGGTGGCCATCCTCTGATGGTGATATCGAATTAAGACCTGATAGATGTTGTATGAAACAAGAGAAATGGGTTAACCTTTTGAGTCAATGTAATTATAGAGATACAATAATGTctggtaatgataatttactatttttaattcaaactAGAAAACcaacaattaatgaaatcatttcagaacaatcaatatcattagatcaattaaattctttcaataatatcattttatttagtaataataaaaatagaaatagttGCAGCAGTAGTATTCTTGATTTAATAAGATTAAATCAAGaattaaaacataaaatcattaatattaataattataatgaattTCAATCATGGattacaaataatcaaaataaagataattgtaataaatcattaataatatttttaaaatcaattgaatcaacaATGAATACTTCAaatttcaaagaaatcaCATTTGAATACATtcaaattaatcaattaatattaaaattagaattatcaaataatttcaaacatttattattatcattaaattcaaccactgataattatttatcatcatcaattattgGTGCTGCTCGTTATTTCGTTGAATTCCCACAATTagatttatatattttaaattatgataatgtttcaattgaaaataatcaacaattatcattaatcaattatttaatcaatccaaataataatattcaaaaagaatttacaattaataataataaagtataCTATGAAAGATACTGTAGAAgatcaaataatataaaaagtaaattcCAATCTGAATCATTTGAAACcaataaagataatttatatattcaattaaattcaaatatagaatatcaattatatagtaaaaaagatgaattaaattcaaatgaagtAGAGATAGAAGTTAAAGCAACTGgtataaattataaagacTATTTAATGTATATTGGTATGATTGGTTCAGATTTAGATATTAAATATggtaaagaaattgaatatggtattggtattgataATCCAAAAATTGGTAATGACTTTAGTGGTATAATTACAAGATTAGGTAGTAAtgtaaagaaatttaaagttGGTGATCAAGTTTGTGGTTTCGgttcaaaaacaaatagtTCACATGTTATTATAGATTTCAAttctatttattataaaccaTTAAATTGTAGTCATTCAGTTTCAGCCTCAATACCATCTATTTATATTACAACATTACATAGTATCTATAgtattggtaatttaaaatcaaatgaatcaattttaattcattcagCAGCAGGTGGTATTGGTATATCATctttagatttattaaaaagtaaaCAACATCAAggttatatatttttaacagTTGGttcaaaagataaagaagaatacttaataaataaatatggaTCATTAATTACTGCTATCTATTCATCTCGTAATAAAGATTATGTTTATGAAATtaagaataaattaatagaatTAGGTGTAGTcgaacaacatcaacaaggtgtagatttaatattaaatacatTATCATCAGAGTATATGGATTCAAATTTCCaatgtttaaatttatcaggACGTATCGTTGATTTAAGTATCACTCATCTCACACCAAATGATTATATGACAAACAAtcattacaaatttaatatgAACTATGGTAATGTGGATATCGAAGATTTCCCAAGTAAATTaatcaaaagatatttaaagaaaattatcaaaatgattaattcaaataaattagagTTAAGTGTACCAATCAttgaatattcaaataatcaatttaaagatgcaattgaatatataaatcaaagaaaacaTATTGGTAAAATCATTGTTAATCATAATCAAGATGAATTTAATAgagtttataataattatcaaagTAATAACAATCAAATCATAATGAAACATTCATatgatatttcaaaattaaatattggtaaaaatattttactcACTGGTCAAACTGGTATTGTtttagaaatattaaaatatttaatcaaatattcaaaccattcaattgaaaatataataatactttcaaaatcaaaattaaaatgggaattaaaattattaatcaatcaaagcaaatttaaaaaagataataatattaaattccaTTTCAATCAAATCGATATTGAAGATTCAAATAAAGTTAATCAAGTATTGAAccaattagaattaaatgaaaatattacaaatattGATTCAATCATTCATTTTGCATTTATGATAGACATTGGTGATGTTCAACAAGTCGATATGAATCGTTTAAATAATGCACATGGTGCTAAAACGATTGGAGCAATTAATCTTcacaatcaatcaattaatcGTTCATGGAATATCAAACAATTTATAATGGCATCATCAGTAGTCTCAATATTTGGATCAGACCAACAATGTTGTTATGTTAGTGCATGTAGTGTTATCGATTCATTATCAAAGTATAGACATTCAATTGGATTACCATCTTTAGCCATTAATTTAGGTGCGATATCATCAACCGGTTTTGTATCGCGTAATAATGCAATTGAAACAATGTTTAAGAgttcaattgtaaatttattcTCACCTCAACTCGTTATTAGTTCATTAGATTTATTcattcaaaatcaacatcaataTCCAAATTACTGTTTATCAGATTTCAATTTTGAAGTTTTAACACCAACTTTAACAAATCAATACCATTCAAAATTTgattatcaaattaatattgttaaaaaatcaaatcgaATTAAATCCTTCTCTAGTGGTAATAGTGGTgctaataatgaaattattcattcaacaattttaaataaaattagtgaATTATTATCGATTGATGAATCTAAAATCAATGAAGACCTTCAACTCTCGCAATATGGTATGGATAGTTTAGTGATTgtacaattaaagaattttatcGATAATCAATTAGGTCATAATATTATCAcaattcaacaattacaaaataataaaatcaatcaatcaattgaaattattaaatcggctaaaaacaacaacaaaaataataataataataataataaaaataatagtaataacaaaaacaaaaataattaa
- the CYP514A4 gene encoding cytochrome P450 family protein, which yields MNTIFTIILTITILVLSLILKDLLFEGRIKKINKLIPGPSTIPVFGNLLQINAKDFPKSVNDFYERYGKVFRLRLGSVEIVVLTGPEVIDECFNKKHREIFKERYIKFSRFLGKDYNIFSSNGDYHYVLRGILTSEITTRKLNNGRLESNKFILEMFSNLCKDNKETLVKNTPNQIRILAVKLILNFTLGIEENDETILIIVEKIKCIFEAAGLLIYSDYLPFLFPLDIKSMSKNDIISSYFFIKDFIGIKLDAIKIKYEKENELKNETTDETSSKLNNIPIIENYYKNYLDGSIHYDSILFSISDIIFAAVDSTSNGFSLLIGQLINKPEIQDKIYEEIMRNDENNNTNNISFADHTKYPYIISVMNESYRYNSSVPITEPNKTTEDVEVNGYKIAKGTMIIKNLRGTHLSKEFWGEDALEFKPERFKNQPLNQKGLFHFGAGARACPGGRFTESFTFTFLVIMLKNFKIVNPTDIPIDVEGEVGLAMQCKPFDALFIKRN from the exons atgaatacaatatttacaattattttaacaattacaatattagtattatcattaatattaaaa gatttattatttgaaggtaggattaaaaaaattaataaattaatacctGGTCCTTCTACAATTCCAgtttttggtaatttattacaaattaACGCAAAAGATTTCCCAAAAAGTGTAAATGATTTCTATGAAAGATATGGCAAAGTTTTTAGATTAAGATTGGGTAgtgttgaaattgttgttCTAACTGGACCTGAAGTTATTGATgaatgttttaataaaaaacatagAGAAATTTTCAAAGAAAGATATATTAAATTCTCAAGATTTTTGGGTAaagattataatattttttcttCAAATGGTGATTATCATTATGTTCTAAGAGGAATTCTTACAAGTGAAATTACAACAAGAAAGTTAAATAATGGCAGATtagaatcaaataaatttattttagaaaTGTTTAGTAATCTTtgtaaagataataaagaaaCTCTTGTTAAAAATACACCAAATCAAATTAGGATTCTTGctgttaaattaatattaaatttcacATTAGGAATTGAAGAGAATGACGAAACCATTCTAATCATTGTAGAAAAGATTAAATGCATTTTTGAAGCTGCtggattattaatttactctgattatttaccatttttatttccattagATATAAAATCAATGTCAAAGAATGATATTATTTCTAGttacttttttataaaagattttataGGTATAAAACTTGAtgctattaaaattaaatatgaaaaagaaaatgaattgaaaaatgaaaCTACTGATGAAACATCTTCAAAACTAAACAATATTCCAATTATTgagaattattataaaaattatttagatgGTTCAATTCATTATGATTCAATCTTGTTTTCAATTTCTGATATTATTTTTGCAGCAGTTGATTCAACATCCAATGGGTTTAGTCTTTTAATTggtcaattaattaataaacctGAAATTCAAGATAAAATATATGAAGAAATCATGagaaatgatgaaaataataatacaaataatatatcaTTTGCTGATCATACAAAATATCCATATATTATTTCTGTAATGAATG AATCATATAGATATAATTCTTCAGTACCAATAACTGAACCGAATAAAACAACAGAAGATGTTGAAGTAAATGGATATAAAATTGCAAAAGGTACaatgataattaaaaatcttCGTGGTACACATTTATCAAAAGAGTTTTGGGGTGAAGATGCTTTAGAATTTAAACCagaaagatttaaaaatcaacctttaaatcaaaaaggACTTTTTCATTTTGGTGCAG gAGCTAGAGCTTGTCCAGGAGGAAGATTTACAGAATCTTTTACTTTTACTTTTTTGGTGATAAtgttaaagaattttaaaatagtcAATCCAACTGATATTCCAATTGATGTTGAAGGAGAAGTTGGTTTGGCAATGCAATGTAAACCTTTTGATGCCTTATTCATAAAacgtaattaa